AGAACGGCAGGGCCGCCCCCAGGCCGACCACCGCAGCCAGCAGCGCGGAGCTGAGCATCACGCCGATCAGCCAGCGCTGACGCCCCAAGCGCAGGGCCAGTTCATTACCCACGATGCTCGCTGGCATGCCGATAAGCGTGGCCAGCATTGCCACCCAGGTGCCCGACAGCCAGGGATCGACACCCTGCAACCGCCCGGAGAACACCACGAAGGCCACCAGCCAGGCACGCAGCGCGAACAGCTCCAGGTTATGCATCGCATAGGCCAGGCAGTAAGCCAGCACTGCACGACTCTTCAGCGGTGCCAGATCCAGCAACTTGCGCGGGCTGTGCGTCACCACGGGTTTTGCCGACAGCCCCCAGTACACCAGTGCCCAGGCGAGCAGCGCACAGGCACCACTAAGCACTGCCGGCACTTGCCATCCGCCGAACCTGGCCAGCTCGCCGGACAGGGTGAAGGACAGCGCCGTACCCAGGCCGAAGCTGGCGGTATAGAAGGCAATTGCCCGCGACTGCGAAGCACCATCGATCCGCTCGGACAGCGCCTTGAGCCCCGGCATGTAGGTGCCCGCCAGGCCGATGCCGGCCAGCACGCGCCAGAACAGGGCAGACCAGAAGCCATCGGCGAAGACGAAACCGGCGCTGGCCACGGCCGTCAGCAGCATCGCCCACAGGTAAATCAGCCGCGCATCATGACGGTCGGTCAGCCCGGCCAGAACGGGCACGGTCAGCATATAGCCAAGAAAGAAGCCGCCGCCGATCCAGCCAGCTTCGGTATTGCTCAGCCCCCAGAGCACCTGAAACTGCGGCAGCAGCGCGGCGAACAGAGCGAAGCCGGCCATGCCGAGGGTTTCGGAGGTACACAGCAGCAGGGTAATGCGACGAGCGCTCATGCTTTTCTTGGGCAATGAATCAGAAGGCTTTGCACTGTAACGGCAAAGTCGCGCAAATCGGAAACCTTTTGTTACATCCGATTCAGGCCGTCGCCGGCTGGCTTACACTGTTGGGACGTTCCGGCAGCCAACCATCAGAAGGCTCTCGATGGCCCGCAGCGCACGGACCAGGTCATTGTACGCGCGGCGCCAGGCAGGGTCAGGCGTCGTCCAGCAGTTGCAGCAGGCGGTTGACGGTCTGCTGCAGTGGACCGGAGTTGTCGAGCGCAACGACGTCGCCCCTGTTCTGCTTCTGTAACTGGCGGCTGCGCACCAGGCGCTGTTCGATCTGCTCCGGCGTTTCCCGGCCACGGGCCAACAGGCGCTGGCGCAGCACCGTCTCGTCGACCTGCAGCAGCACGGCGATCAGCTGCGGATAACGCTGGCGGGCGACCTCGAGATGCCCGCGCGAACCATTGATCAGCACGTCGTGCCCGGCGCCCAACCAGTCATCGATCTCGCGCGGAATGCCATAGGCCAGCCCGTTGGCGCGCCAATTGAGGGCGAAGGCCCCCTCGCCCACCAGACGCTCGAACTGTGCCGGACTCACCCCTACGGCATCCTCTCCCACGGATTCGGCGCTGCGGGTGATCACCCGCCTGGCGAAACGGCAGCCGTGCGCCTCAAGTGATGTGCGCGCGGCTTGCAACAGGCTGTCCTTGCCCGAGCCCGAAGGCCCCATCAGATAGATCAACCTGCCCTGCATCAGAAACACCCTTAGCGCTTGGCGCCACGCCTGCCAGATCAGGCGATTGCCGACGGCGAATCATAGCCGGTGTCCGGCCCGGCAAGCATCCGGCTTTGCGTACAACCAGCTGGTCGGATGGACCGGCACCGGACGAGGCACCAATTTGAAGTTCTGCCGAGTACCACGCATTTCAGATAATTGGTGCTGGCATAAAGCCGCCACCTGAATCACAATCGACGTGCATTTGGCGTCAAGGAACTGTTCAGATGACCGACGGGTCGTAATGACGCAGAACGCGATACCGGTTGAACGGCTAGTGCGAAACACGGTCAAACCGGTGACAATCTCGACACTGACTACCAGTATCGCTCCCTGAACTAACCGGTAATGTATGCGCCCTATGAAACAGGCTATTTATTCCAGCCGTACGGCTGACAAATTTGTCGTTCGCTTGCCCGACGGCATGCGTGAGCGTATCGCTGACGTAGCACGCAACCATCACCGCAGCATGAATTCGGAAATCATTGCCCGTCTGGAGCAGAGCATGCTTCAGGAAGGCGCTCTGGATGACGACCTCAGTCTGCGCCTCGACAGCCCTGAACTGAGCCTCCATGAGCGTGAATTGCTGCAGCGTTTTCGTCAGCTGTCGCGCCGCCAGCAGAATGCCCTGGTCGCTCTGATCGCCCACGACGTGGAAATGGCCGCTGAAGAAGCCTGAAGCGAACCCATAAAAAAACCGGCCTTTGCAGACTGTGTGAAAACGTTCTGAACTGAACCGGTTCAATACAAACGCCTCGATTGATTCGGGG
The sequence above is drawn from the Pseudomonas sp. Z8(2022) genome and encodes:
- a CDS encoding MFS transporter, translated to MSARRITLLLCTSETLGMAGFALFAALLPQFQVLWGLSNTEAGWIGGGFFLGYMLTVPVLAGLTDRHDARLIYLWAMLLTAVASAGFVFADGFWSALFWRVLAGIGLAGTYMPGLKALSERIDGASQSRAIAFYTASFGLGTALSFTLSGELARFGGWQVPAVLSGACALLAWALVYWGLSAKPVVTHSPRKLLDLAPLKSRAVLAYCLAYAMHNLELFALRAWLVAFVVFSGRLQGVDPWLSGTWVAMLATLIGMPASIVGNELALRLGRQRWLIGVMLSSALLAAVVGLGAALPFWAMLPLVLIYAVTVTADSASLTAGLVSVAPASHRGAAMALYSCTGFTGAFLGPLLFGMTLDVLGDQQLFGWWAAFSLMGLLLTLGPLALWWAGRGPAVRPQP
- the phnN gene encoding phosphonate metabolism protein/1,5-bisphosphokinase (PRPP-forming) PhnN encodes the protein MQGRLIYLMGPSGSGKDSLLQAARTSLEAHGCRFARRVITRSAESVGEDAVGVSPAQFERLVGEGAFALNWRANGLAYGIPREIDDWLGAGHDVLINGSRGHLEVARQRYPQLIAVLLQVDETVLRQRLLARGRETPEQIEQRLVRSRQLQKQNRGDVVALDNSGPLQQTVNRLLQLLDDA
- a CDS encoding Arc family DNA-binding protein, which gives rise to MRPMKQAIYSSRTADKFVVRLPDGMRERIADVARNHHRSMNSEIIARLEQSMLQEGALDDDLSLRLDSPELSLHERELLQRFRQLSRRQQNALVALIAHDVEMAAEEA